The following coding sequences lie in one Pseudoxanthomonas sp. SE1 genomic window:
- the ubiH gene encoding 2-octaprenyl-6-methoxyphenyl hydroxylase has protein sequence MTERHDVVIVGGGLVGASLAIALDRQGLDVGLVEATPAGQMPAVFDQRNLSFAAATVNALTVLGVMQQLRAPTGPIRRIHISRQGDFGRVQLDAGDYGREVFGQVVVARDVGEALETRLDQLTRLTRYRPARFVGFASGDAGCRVLRIADAGGERELRARLVVAADGTRSAVRDALGIGVDEHDYLQTLFVARVRAARAPDGTAYERFGGAGPTALLPRGDRHWGVVHGVARAEADAVAALDEAAWLARLQREAGWRIGRLVGSGERSAYPLVRVVAQRLVAERAVLLGNAAQTIHPIGAQGFNLGLRDALTLAEEIARSDDPGEAGSLAAYATRRQEDRERTLAFSDGLARLTANPSPLLKPLRSLGLVAVDAHASLQSFLVGGAMGFRGDVPALCRGETA, from the coding sequence ATGACAGAACGGCATGACGTGGTGATCGTGGGCGGCGGGCTGGTGGGTGCAAGCCTGGCCATCGCCCTGGACCGGCAGGGACTGGACGTGGGGCTGGTCGAAGCGACGCCTGCGGGCCAGATGCCGGCGGTGTTCGACCAGCGCAACCTCAGCTTCGCGGCGGCCACCGTCAATGCGCTGACCGTGCTGGGGGTGATGCAGCAGCTGCGTGCGCCGACCGGCCCGATCCGCCGCATCCACATCAGCCGGCAGGGCGATTTCGGTCGCGTGCAGCTCGATGCAGGCGACTATGGCCGCGAGGTCTTCGGGCAGGTGGTCGTCGCGCGCGATGTCGGCGAGGCGCTGGAAACGCGGCTCGACCAGCTGACGAGGCTGACGCGGTATCGGCCGGCACGCTTTGTCGGGTTCGCGTCGGGCGATGCGGGATGCCGCGTCCTGCGCATCGCCGATGCCGGCGGCGAACGCGAACTGCGCGCGCGGCTGGTGGTGGCTGCCGATGGCACGCGCAGCGCCGTGCGCGATGCGCTCGGCATCGGGGTGGACGAACACGACTACCTGCAGACCCTGTTCGTCGCCCGGGTGCGCGCCGCGCGTGCGCCGGATGGCACGGCATACGAGCGTTTCGGTGGTGCCGGTCCCACGGCGTTGCTGCCACGTGGCGATCGCCACTGGGGCGTGGTGCACGGCGTGGCACGCGCGGAGGCCGACGCCGTTGCGGCGCTGGACGAGGCTGCCTGGCTTGCGCGCTTGCAGCGCGAGGCAGGCTGGCGTATCGGCAGGCTGGTCGGCAGCGGGGAGCGCAGTGCCTACCCCCTTGTGCGTGTCGTTGCGCAGCGGCTGGTCGCCGAGCGCGCAGTGCTGCTGGGCAATGCCGCGCAGACGATCCATCCGATCGGCGCGCAGGGTTTCAATCTGGGCCTGCGGGATGCGCTGACGTTGGCGGAAGAGATCGCCCGCAGCGACGATCCCGGCGAGGCGGGCAGCCTCGCGGCCTATGCGACGCGCCGGCAAGAAGACCGCGAACGCACGCTGGCGTTCTCCGACGGGCTGGCGCGACTGACCGCCAACCCGTCGCCCCTGCTGAAACCGCTACGCAGCCTGGGCCTGGTGGCGGTGGATGCGCACGCTTCGCTGCAGTCGTTCCTGGTGGGAGGCGCCATGGGATTCCGCGGGGATGTGCCGGCGTTGTGTCGCGGGGAGACCGCATGA
- a CDS encoding histone deacetylase family protein encodes MIIFTHPACLLHDPGPDHPERPARLEVVLEALRLHHGDADWREAPMAKLGDLRRVHDEALVREVLEADVSGYRMLDPDTVLCPASRAAALRAAGAGVAAVDAVMNGEDLTAFCAVRPPGHHATSSAAMGFCLFNNIAVAAAYACDKHGLERVAVIDFDVHHGNGTQAIFYDDPRVAYFSSHESGIYPHSGAPYERGVGNVFNALLPPGSGGFRFQNTWADELLPALDDFKPQLLLVSAGFDAHMRDPLADLMLETEDFGWLTRQLRALAQRHAGGRIVSMLEGGYDLEALRECAVAHLDALR; translated from the coding sequence TTGATCATCTTCACCCACCCCGCCTGCCTGCTGCACGATCCCGGCCCCGACCATCCGGAGCGGCCGGCGCGGCTCGAAGTAGTGCTCGAGGCACTCCGGCTGCACCATGGCGACGCCGATTGGCGCGAGGCCCCGATGGCGAAGCTCGGCGACCTGCGCCGGGTGCACGACGAGGCGCTCGTGCGCGAAGTGCTGGAAGCGGATGTGTCCGGCTACCGCATGCTCGATCCGGATACGGTGTTGTGCCCGGCCTCGCGTGCCGCCGCCCTGCGTGCCGCCGGTGCCGGCGTAGCGGCGGTGGATGCCGTGATGAATGGCGAGGACCTGACCGCGTTCTGCGCGGTGAGGCCACCCGGCCACCACGCGACCAGCAGTGCCGCCATGGGCTTCTGCCTGTTCAACAACATCGCCGTGGCGGCCGCGTACGCCTGCGACAAGCACGGGCTGGAGCGCGTGGCCGTCATCGACTTCGATGTGCACCACGGCAACGGCACCCAAGCGATTTTCTACGACGACCCACGGGTGGCCTACTTCAGCAGCCACGAGTCGGGGATCTACCCGCACAGCGGCGCGCCCTACGAGCGAGGCGTGGGCAACGTGTTCAACGCGTTGCTGCCGCCGGGCAGTGGCGGTTTCCGTTTCCAGAACACCTGGGCGGACGAACTTCTGCCTGCGCTGGACGACTTCAAGCCCCAGTTGCTGCTGGTCTCGGCCGGTTTCGACGCGCACATGCGGGATCCGCTGGCGGACCTGATGCTGGAGACCGAAGACTTCGGGTGGCTGACCCGGCAGTTGCGCGCCCTGGCACAGCGCCATGCCGGAGGACGGATCGTCTCGATGCTCGAGGGGGGCTACGACCTGGAAGCCCTTCGGGAATGTGCCGTGGCCCACCTGGACGCGCTGCGCTGA
- a CDS encoding SMP-30/gluconolactonase/LRE family protein, translated as MTLHGMKKLLALALVAGLTGCIHTDEAVPTPQQEKLHVAYDVVGDGVFSAGIEGPASGPDGALYAVSFGHDGTIGRVTFDPDGTGRADLFMTLPEGSTGNGIRFDADGFMYVADYTGHHILRIDPRDRSVGVFATLPGAHQPNDIAFAPNGMFYASDPDWRTGTGQLWRILPYGRASLLETGMGTTNGVEVGPKGDVLYVNESVQRRVWAYDLDGSGEISGKRLLVAFPDHGLDGMRTDVRGNLYIARYGAGTVAVVSPQGEVLREVKLKGQKPTNVAFGGPDGRTVFVTLQDRGAIEAFRADYPGRETGL; from the coding sequence ATGACGTTGCATGGAATGAAGAAGCTGCTCGCACTGGCTTTGGTCGCCGGACTGACCGGCTGCATCCACACGGACGAAGCCGTGCCAACCCCGCAGCAGGAAAAGTTGCACGTCGCGTACGACGTGGTCGGCGATGGCGTCTTCAGTGCGGGCATCGAGGGGCCTGCGTCCGGTCCCGACGGCGCACTCTATGCAGTGAGTTTCGGCCACGACGGCACTATCGGTCGGGTGACGTTCGATCCGGACGGCACCGGGCGCGCGGACCTGTTCATGACGTTGCCCGAAGGCAGCACGGGCAACGGCATCCGCTTCGATGCGGACGGTTTCATGTACGTGGCCGACTACACCGGCCACCATATCCTGCGCATCGATCCGCGCGACCGTTCGGTGGGCGTGTTCGCCACGCTGCCGGGCGCGCACCAGCCCAATGACATCGCGTTCGCGCCCAATGGCATGTTCTACGCCAGCGATCCCGACTGGCGCACCGGCACCGGCCAGCTGTGGCGGATCCTCCCCTATGGCAGGGCCTCGCTGCTGGAAACCGGCATGGGCACCACCAACGGCGTGGAAGTCGGCCCAAAGGGCGATGTGCTGTACGTCAACGAGAGCGTGCAGCGGCGCGTGTGGGCCTACGATCTCGACGGCAGTGGCGAAATCTCCGGCAAGCGCCTGCTGGTCGCCTTCCCCGACCACGGCCTGGATGGCATGCGCACGGACGTTCGGGGCAACCTCTATATCGCCCGTTATGGGGCCGGCACGGTAGCGGTGGTGTCGCCGCAGGGCGAGGTCCTGCGCGAAGTGAAGCTGAAGGGCCAGAAACCCACCAATGTCGCCTTCGGCGGACCGGATGGACGCACCGTCTTCGTCACCCTTCAGGACCGGGGCGCCATCGAAGCCTTCCGCGCGGACTATCCGGGCCGCGAGACCGGCCTGTGA
- a CDS encoding glutamine--tRNA ligase/YqeY domain fusion protein, with amino-acid sequence MSDTAAPSALPSDDAAPEKRDFIRQIVREDLASGRHTAVKTRFPPEPNGYLHIGHAKAICLDFGIAGEFGGVCNLRLDDTNPAKEDPEYVRAIQDDVRWLGFDWHDLRHASDYFEVLYLAGEKLIRQGDAFVCDLTAEQVREYRGTLTEPGRNSPYRDRSVEENLDLFRRMRAGEFPDGARTLRAKIDMASGNINLRDPALYRIKHVEHQNTGNDWPIYPMYDYAHSLSDAVEGITHSLCTLEFEDHRPLYDWCVDKVDLANSPDLIAPLLAKGLPKEASKPRQIEFSRLNFNYLVMSKRKLLAMVEDKLVDGWDDPRMPTLQGIRRRGYTPAALRLMVDRVGISKQNSLLDISILEGALREDLDAAAPRRMGVIDPVKLVLANLPEGHEESLTFSNHPKDESFGQRSVPFSRELWIEREDFEEVPPKGFKRLTTGGEVRLRGAGIVRCDEVVKNDTGEIVELRGWLDPESRPGMAGAERKIKGTIHWVSAKHAVAAEIRLYDRLFTVANPDDESEGKTYRDYMNPESRRTVTGYVEPAAASAAPEQSFQFERTGYFVTDRYDHTPERPVFNRSVTLRDTWATKA; translated from the coding sequence ATGTCCGATACCGCCGCCCCATCCGCCCTCCCTTCTGACGATGCCGCCCCGGAAAAGCGGGACTTCATCCGCCAGATCGTGCGCGAGGACCTGGCTAGCGGTCGCCACACCGCGGTGAAGACGCGCTTCCCACCCGAGCCCAACGGCTACCTCCACATCGGCCACGCCAAGGCGATCTGCCTGGACTTCGGCATTGCCGGGGAGTTCGGCGGGGTGTGCAACCTGCGCCTGGACGACACCAATCCGGCCAAGGAAGACCCCGAGTACGTCCGCGCCATCCAGGACGACGTGCGCTGGCTGGGCTTCGACTGGCACGACCTGCGCCACGCCTCGGACTACTTCGAGGTGCTGTACCTGGCCGGCGAGAAGCTGATCCGCCAGGGCGACGCGTTCGTCTGCGATCTCACCGCCGAGCAGGTGCGGGAGTACCGCGGCACGCTGACCGAGCCCGGCCGCAACTCGCCGTACCGCGACCGTAGTGTCGAAGAGAACCTGGACCTGTTCCGCCGCATGCGCGCGGGCGAGTTCCCGGACGGCGCGCGCACGCTGCGCGCCAAGATCGACATGGCCAGCGGCAACATCAACCTGCGCGACCCGGCGCTGTACCGCATCAAGCACGTCGAGCACCAGAACACCGGCAACGACTGGCCGATCTATCCGATGTACGACTACGCGCACTCGCTGAGCGATGCGGTGGAAGGCATCACCCATTCGCTGTGCACGCTGGAGTTCGAAGACCACCGGCCGCTGTACGACTGGTGCGTGGACAAGGTGGACCTGGCCAACTCGCCGGACCTGATCGCGCCGCTGCTGGCGAAGGGCCTGCCGAAGGAAGCGAGCAAACCGCGCCAGATCGAATTCTCGCGCCTGAACTTCAACTACCTGGTGATGAGCAAGCGCAAGCTGCTCGCGATGGTGGAAGACAAGCTGGTCGACGGCTGGGACGACCCGCGCATGCCGACCCTGCAGGGCATCCGCCGCCGCGGCTATACGCCGGCGGCGCTGCGCCTGATGGTGGACCGCGTGGGCATCAGCAAGCAGAACTCGCTGCTGGACATCTCCATCCTGGAAGGTGCGCTGCGCGAGGATCTGGATGCCGCCGCGCCGCGCCGCATGGGCGTGATCGACCCGGTGAAGCTGGTACTCGCGAACCTGCCGGAAGGCCACGAGGAATCGCTGACATTCTCCAACCACCCGAAGGACGAATCCTTCGGCCAGCGCAGCGTGCCGTTCTCGCGCGAGCTGTGGATCGAGCGCGAGGACTTCGAGGAAGTGCCGCCGAAGGGCTTCAAGCGCCTGACCACCGGTGGTGAAGTGCGCCTGCGCGGCGCCGGTATCGTGCGCTGCGATGAAGTGGTCAAGAACGACACCGGCGAGATCGTCGAGTTGCGCGGCTGGCTGGACCCGGAATCGCGCCCCGGCATGGCCGGTGCGGAGCGCAAGATCAAGGGCACCATCCACTGGGTCAGCGCGAAGCACGCGGTGGCCGCCGAGATCCGCCTGTATGACCGCCTGTTCACCGTCGCCAACCCGGACGACGAGTCGGAAGGCAAGACCTACCGCGACTACATGAATCCGGAATCGCGCCGCACGGTGACCGGCTATGTCGAACCGGCAGCGGCGAGTGCAGCGCCCGAGCAGTCGTTCCAGTTCGAGCGCACCGGTTATTTCGTCACCGACCGCTACGACCACACACCGGAACGTCCCGTATTCAATCGCAGCGTGACCCTGCGCGACACCTGGGCCACCAAGGCCTGA
- a CDS encoding glutathione S-transferase family protein — MSLPVLVIGNKNYSSWSLRPWLLLRHFGVAIEEVRLPLDTPEFATEVGRHSPTGKVPALHDGGVHVWDSLAICEYANERWLDGQGWPRDLAARAVARAAAAEMHSGFTALRTQLPMNSRRTPDAYRWDAAAQRDIDRVQAVWRQLRDTQGRGGDFLCGDFGIVDAMYAPVAIRFDGYGVPVDAVARRYMDALFALPAMREWREAAAAETESVAATDALRAPL; from the coding sequence ATGAGCCTTCCCGTCCTGGTCATCGGCAACAAGAACTACTCCTCATGGTCGCTGCGCCCGTGGCTGTTGCTGCGACATTTCGGCGTGGCGATCGAGGAAGTTCGCCTGCCCCTCGACACGCCCGAGTTCGCCACGGAGGTCGGGCGGCACTCGCCGACCGGCAAGGTGCCCGCCCTGCACGATGGTGGCGTGCACGTCTGGGATTCGCTGGCGATCTGCGAGTACGCCAACGAGCGTTGGCTGGATGGCCAGGGCTGGCCGCGCGACCTCGCTGCGCGGGCGGTGGCGCGTGCCGCTGCAGCGGAGATGCATTCCGGCTTCACGGCGCTGCGCACGCAGCTGCCGATGAACAGCAGGCGCACACCGGACGCCTACCGCTGGGATGCCGCCGCCCAGCGCGACATCGACCGCGTGCAGGCGGTGTGGCGCCAGCTTCGCGATACGCAAGGCCGTGGCGGGGACTTCCTGTGCGGTGATTTCGGCATCGTCGACGCGATGTATGCGCCGGTGGCGATCCGCTTCGACGGCTACGGCGTGCCGGTCGACGCCGTCGCGCGCCGCTACATGGACGCGCTGTTCGCGCTGCCGGCAATGCGTGAATGGCGCGAGGCGGCCGCGGCGGAAACTGAATCGGTTGCAGCCACCGATGCATTGCGCGCTCCGCTGTAA
- the rlmM gene encoding 23S rRNA (cytidine(2498)-2'-O)-methyltransferase RlmM — translation MSSTTGLLAYCRQGFEPELAAELTERAALAGFGGYARAQRNDGYVAFVCEEAVALDRALPWRDLIFARQKLRLLAELRGIDPKDRITPLLAALAGSGRYGDLWVEHPDSDSAKPLAGLARSFGNALRPALRKAGFLSEKDDARLPRLHVVFVQGDHLFLCVADARDSAPWPLGIPRLKLLPDAPSRSALKLEEAFLSLLDEHQREALLKPGMTAADLGAAPGGWTWVLTRHHLRVTSVDNGPLREHVLATGLVEHLRADGFHWKPSQPVDWMVCDMVEQPRRVAERMAQWFSEGWCRHAVFNLKLPMKKRWDETKLCLDLFADQAGRSLEVRARQLYHDREEITVFATPG, via the coding sequence ATGTCATCGACGACCGGCCTGCTGGCTTATTGCCGCCAGGGATTCGAACCCGAACTTGCTGCCGAACTGACCGAGCGCGCCGCGCTGGCCGGGTTCGGCGGCTATGCGCGCGCGCAGCGCAACGATGGCTACGTCGCGTTCGTCTGCGAAGAGGCGGTGGCGCTGGATCGCGCCTTGCCCTGGCGTGACCTGATCTTCGCCCGGCAGAAGCTGCGGCTGCTCGCCGAACTGCGCGGCATCGACCCGAAGGACCGCATCACGCCGCTGCTTGCCGCGCTGGCCGGCAGCGGACGTTACGGCGACCTGTGGGTGGAGCATCCGGATTCGGACAGCGCCAAGCCGCTGGCCGGGCTGGCGCGCAGTTTCGGCAACGCGCTGCGTCCGGCGCTGCGCAAGGCCGGTTTCCTCAGCGAGAAGGACGATGCGCGCCTGCCGCGCCTGCACGTGGTGTTCGTGCAGGGCGACCACCTGTTCCTGTGCGTCGCCGACGCGCGCGACAGTGCGCCCTGGCCGCTCGGCATCCCCCGCCTGAAGCTGCTGCCCGATGCGCCATCGCGCTCGGCGCTGAAGCTGGAAGAAGCCTTCCTGTCGCTGCTCGACGAACACCAGCGCGAGGCGCTGCTGAAGCCGGGCATGACGGCCGCCGATCTCGGTGCAGCGCCGGGCGGCTGGACCTGGGTCCTCACCCGCCACCATCTGCGCGTGACCAGCGTGGACAACGGCCCTTTGCGCGAGCATGTACTGGCGACCGGACTTGTCGAGCACCTGCGCGCCGACGGCTTCCACTGGAAACCCTCGCAGCCGGTGGACTGGATGGTCTGCGACATGGTGGAGCAACCGCGGCGCGTGGCCGAACGCATGGCGCAGTGGTTCAGCGAAGGCTGGTGCCGGCATGCGGTGTTCAATCTCAAGCTGCCGATGAAGAAGCGCTGGGACGAGACCAAGCTTTGCCTGGACCTGTTCGCCGACCAGGCCGGCCGGTCGCTGGAGGTCCGCGCGCGTCAGCTCTACCACGACCGCGAAGAGATCACGGTGTTCGCCACGCCCGGCTGA
- a CDS encoding cob(I)yrinic acid a,c-diamide adenosyltransferase, with amino-acid sequence MGNRLSKIYTRTGDDGSTGLGDGTRVGKDSARVTAYGTVDEANSAIGVLLAVPGVAEDIRALLTTVQHQLFDLGGELCIPGHAAITGDDVDALEKQLDHYNDDLPPLKDFILPAGGEAASRCHLARTIVRRAERETVTLARHDAVRPEAIRYLNRLSDLLFVLARVLARADGQGEVLWKHERRHS; translated from the coding sequence ATGGGCAACCGCCTCTCGAAGATCTACACGCGCACCGGCGACGACGGCAGTACGGGGCTGGGCGATGGCACGCGCGTGGGCAAGGATTCCGCGCGCGTCACCGCCTACGGCACGGTGGACGAAGCCAATTCGGCCATCGGCGTGCTGCTCGCGGTGCCCGGCGTGGCCGAGGACATCCGCGCGCTGTTGACCACTGTGCAGCACCAGTTGTTCGACCTGGGCGGCGAGCTGTGCATCCCCGGCCATGCCGCGATCACCGGCGACGACGTGGATGCGCTGGAAAAGCAGCTGGACCACTACAACGACGACCTGCCGCCGCTGAAGGATTTCATCCTGCCGGCCGGCGGCGAGGCCGCGTCGCGCTGCCATCTGGCCCGGACCATCGTGCGCCGCGCCGAGCGCGAGACCGTGACCTTGGCCCGCCACGACGCGGTGCGGCCGGAAGCGATCCGCTACCTCAACCGGCTTTCGGACCTGCTGTTCGTGCTGGCCCGCGTACTGGCGCGCGCCGACGGCCAGGGCGAAGTGCTGTGGAAGCACGAACGACGCCATTCCTGA
- a CDS encoding nucleoside deaminase yields MLYQQIHLTLPAWTHDLLDPAATFASDEDKVALAIDLSRRNVDANTGGPFGAVVFGPDHRVIAFGVNRVMPHTCSLAHAENMAYMLAQQRLQTPRLNDRIAPVVLATSSQPCCQCYGATVWAGIDRLLIGARAEDVMELTEFDEGPLPADWVGELNKRGIEVVRDLCRDDARAVLKQYGESGGDKY; encoded by the coding sequence ATGCTCTACCAACAGATCCATCTCACCCTGCCCGCCTGGACCCACGACCTTCTCGATCCCGCCGCGACGTTCGCGAGCGACGAGGACAAGGTCGCGCTGGCCATCGACCTGTCGCGCCGCAACGTGGACGCCAACACCGGCGGACCGTTCGGCGCGGTGGTGTTCGGCCCGGACCACCGCGTCATCGCCTTCGGCGTGAATCGCGTGATGCCGCACACCTGCTCGCTGGCGCATGCCGAGAACATGGCCTACATGCTGGCGCAGCAGCGCCTGCAGACGCCTCGCCTCAACGACCGCATCGCACCGGTGGTGCTGGCCACCTCCTCGCAGCCGTGCTGCCAGTGCTACGGCGCGACGGTATGGGCCGGTATCGACCGCTTGCTGATCGGCGCGCGCGCGGAAGACGTGATGGAACTGACCGAGTTCGACGAAGGCCCGCTGCCGGCGGACTGGGTGGGCGAGCTCAACAAGCGCGGCATCGAGGTCGTGCGCGACCTGTGCCGGGACGACGCGCGTGCGGTGCTCAAGCAGTACGGCGAGTCGGGCGGCGACAAATACTGA
- a CDS encoding Gfo/Idh/MocA family oxidoreductase, whose protein sequence is MSPAHPSHDPSRRRVLGGLGAAGLIGMLPAARAKQQRPLGIALVGLGYYSRDLLAPALQMTKQCRLAGIVTGTPAKAEEWQRRHRIPDRNIYDYAGFDRIADNPDIDVVYVVLPNHLHKPFTLRAAAAGKHVWCEKPMAMDAAEARTMIEACRHHRVQLTIGYRMQHEPNTQAVMALARSHPFGRLQRIRAEAGFRGFDGASGDNWRLDPVRGGGAMYDMGVYALNAARYTTGTEPIAVTATPHVERADIFRGVDESMRFRLEFPDGVMADCATSFGRNMNLLHADCADGWYELSPFQAYEGVRGEASDGRRFDAVIGATPAQQARQMDADALAILQRTPPRVPGEEGLRDMVVLDAIFASARTGGARVEIAAA, encoded by the coding sequence ATGAGTCCTGCGCACCCCTCCCATGACCCTTCACGCCGCCGTGTGCTGGGCGGGCTTGGCGCCGCCGGCCTGATCGGCATGCTTCCTGCGGCGCGTGCGAAGCAGCAACGTCCGCTCGGCATCGCCCTGGTCGGCCTGGGCTACTACAGCCGCGACCTGCTCGCACCCGCGCTGCAGATGACGAAGCAGTGCCGGCTGGCCGGCATCGTGACCGGCACGCCGGCCAAGGCGGAGGAATGGCAGCGTCGTCACCGCATTCCCGACCGCAATATCTACGACTACGCAGGCTTCGACCGTATCGCCGACAACCCCGACATCGACGTCGTCTACGTCGTCCTGCCGAACCACCTGCACAAGCCGTTCACCCTGCGCGCCGCGGCGGCGGGCAAGCACGTGTGGTGCGAGAAGCCGATGGCGATGGACGCGGCGGAGGCGCGCACGATGATCGAGGCCTGCCGGCACCATCGCGTGCAGCTGACCATCGGCTACCGCATGCAGCACGAACCCAATACCCAGGCGGTCATGGCATTGGCCCGGTCGCACCCGTTCGGGCGCCTGCAGCGCATCCGCGCGGAAGCTGGCTTCCGCGGATTCGACGGTGCGAGCGGCGACAACTGGCGCCTGGATCCCGTGCGTGGCGGCGGCGCGATGTACGACATGGGCGTGTACGCACTGAATGCCGCACGCTATACCACCGGTACCGAGCCCATCGCGGTGACGGCGACGCCGCATGTGGAGCGCGCCGACATCTTCCGCGGCGTCGACGAGTCGATGCGCTTCCGGCTCGAATTCCCCGATGGCGTCATGGCCGACTGCGCGACCAGCTTCGGCCGCAACATGAACCTGCTGCACGCCGACTGCGCGGACGGATGGTACGAACTGTCGCCGTTCCAGGCTTACGAAGGCGTTCGCGGCGAAGCCAGCGACGGGCGCCGGTTCGATGCGGTGATCGGCGCGACACCCGCGCAGCAGGCGAGGCAGATGGACGCCGACGCGCTGGCCATCTTGCAGCGGACGCCGCCGCGCGTGCCGGGCGAAGAGGGATTGCGCGACATGGTGGTGCTGGACGCGATCTTCGCTTCTGCGCGTACCGGCGGCGCGCGGGTGGAGATTGCGGCGGCCTGA
- a CDS encoding UbiH/UbiF family hydroxylase, translated as MKRRGQIDVAVVGGGVVGAACALVLAREGLQVTLVEGREPPRWSQDQPDLRVYAFAPDNAALLEEAGAWHAVRDARAQPYRRMRVWDAAGGDELQFDADALGRSQLGWIVENALLVDRLWAALPAAGVQVCCPARVDAMEQDEAGVTLMLDDGARVDARLAVAADGADSTLRRLAGLDVASHDYAQQGVVAFVQTQRPHEDTAWQRFLPTGPLAFLPFTDGRSSIVWTLPDAEAARVLALDDAAFGHELALAMGGQLGEVVVASARAAFPLRRQLAKDYVAGRVIVAGDAAHVVHPLAGQGVNLGLRDVAALRESVRDALARHADWSAPHRLERWARQRRSENATAAHAFDGINKVFSNDEMHLTLVRGPLLGLAGKVPPLVDFLWRHAAGQRTR; from the coding sequence ATGAAACGTCGCGGACAGATCGATGTGGCCGTCGTCGGTGGCGGCGTGGTGGGTGCGGCATGCGCCCTGGTGCTGGCGCGCGAAGGATTGCAGGTGACGCTGGTCGAAGGCCGCGAGCCTCCGCGCTGGTCGCAGGACCAGCCGGACCTGCGTGTGTACGCGTTCGCGCCCGACAATGCGGCCCTGCTGGAGGAGGCTGGCGCATGGCACGCGGTGCGCGATGCGCGCGCGCAGCCCTATCGGCGCATGCGCGTGTGGGATGCCGCCGGTGGCGATGAACTCCAGTTCGATGCCGATGCCCTGGGGCGTTCGCAACTGGGCTGGATTGTCGAGAACGCATTGCTGGTGGACCGGTTGTGGGCGGCCCTGCCGGCGGCGGGCGTGCAGGTGTGCTGTCCCGCCCGCGTGGACGCGATGGAACAGGACGAAGCGGGCGTGACGTTGATGCTTGACGACGGCGCGCGCGTCGACGCCAGGCTTGCGGTCGCCGCCGATGGCGCCGACTCCACGCTGCGCCGGCTCGCTGGCCTGGATGTCGCCTCGCACGATTACGCGCAACAGGGCGTCGTGGCCTTCGTGCAGACGCAGCGGCCGCACGAGGACACGGCGTGGCAACGATTCCTGCCGACCGGTCCCCTGGCTTTCCTGCCCTTCACCGACGGCCGCAGCTCGATCGTCTGGACGCTCCCCGACGCCGAAGCTGCTCGGGTGCTGGCGCTCGACGATGCGGCGTTCGGCCATGAACTCGCGCTGGCGATGGGCGGGCAACTCGGCGAGGTGGTGGTGGCATCGGCGCGGGCGGCCTTCCCGCTGCGGCGGCAACTGGCGAAGGACTATGTCGCCGGCCGCGTGATCGTTGCCGGCGACGCGGCGCACGTGGTGCATCCCCTGGCCGGGCAGGGCGTCAACCTGGGCCTGCGTGATGTGGCGGCCTTGCGCGAAAGTGTCCGTGACGCGTTGGCCCGGCATGCGGACTGGTCGGCGCCCCACCGGCTTGAACGGTGGGCAAGGCAGCGACGCAGCGAGAACGCGACCGCCGCCCATGCTTTCGACGGCATCAACAAGGTGTTCTCGAACGATGAGATGCACCTGACCCTGGTGCGCGGGCCCTTGCTGGGCCTCGCGGGCAAGGTGCCGCCGCTGGTGGACTTCCTCTGGCGGCACGCGGCAGGACAACGCACGCGCTGA